From the genome of bacterium, one region includes:
- a CDS encoding sulfite exporter TauE/SafE family protein encodes MNAFTVDIVPAFVVGLLSSAHCIGMCGPLATLGCRSKMTGGAWAPLGFSLGKLLSYSALGVLAAALGSLFMNQVGLQRAAAWVSLAGGVLMLAALGFAYFSRTSGGILSKISVAMSKRALRWGKWMSPGLGAAAALLPCGVLYAMVARSAAADSPWNGMLIMQAFGVGTMPALLGLGALIKRIPARYSRYGNAAAGALMAATAIVLLWRGVAGLAADHGPPPCCGGH; translated from the coding sequence ATGAACGCCTTTACTGTAGATATCGTGCCGGCGTTTGTTGTGGGACTGCTGAGTTCCGCGCATTGCATCGGCATGTGCGGTCCGCTGGCGACGCTGGGCTGCCGCTCTAAGATGACGGGCGGCGCGTGGGCGCCGCTGGGCTTCTCGCTCGGGAAGCTGCTGTCGTATTCTGCGCTGGGTGTCCTCGCGGCTGCCCTTGGTTCGCTGTTTATGAATCAGGTTGGATTGCAGCGCGCCGCGGCGTGGGTATCGCTGGCGGGTGGCGTGCTGATGCTGGCCGCCTTAGGATTCGCGTATTTCTCAAGGACATCGGGCGGGATCTTATCAAAGATCTCGGTAGCGATGTCGAAGCGGGCGTTGCGCTGGGGCAAGTGGATGTCACCGGGACTGGGCGCGGCGGCGGCGCTGTTGCCGTGCGGTGTACTCTATGCCATGGTGGCGCGGTCGGCGGCGGCCGATTCTCCGTGGAACGGCATGTTGATCATGCAGGCGTTCGGCGTGGGGACGATGCCTGCTTTGCTGGGTTTGGGTGCGCTGATCAAACGCATTCCGGCGCGTTACAGCCGTTACGGCAATGCGGCGGCAGGTGCGCTGATGGCGGCGACGGCGATTGTGCTGTTATGGCGCGGCGTAGCGGGATTAGCGGCTGATCACGGGCCTCCACCCTGCTGCGGCGGACACTGA
- the ccoG gene encoding cytochrome c oxidase accessory protein CcoG has product MEKKTELPVMNSPHMPERSATIGSHGKRKWVYHEPAKGFWTKRRNVVTSVLILFYLLAPWVSMNGQPFMLFDLVSRRFSFFGQTFLATDLYLLALLLVLSVLALFWFSAMFGRLWCGWACPQTVYLDGIFYRVERWLEGNPRERRALDNGEHDDAYWTRKAAKHLIFWLISSAMSLSFTAFFIGPQASYEMFWTFGAAHPTAMAVAVVMTAITYFNFAWFREQFCHFLCPYARIQSVFLDEHSLIIGYDPVRGEPRAPMRRGETEQKGDCVDCKRCLQVCPAGIDIRNGLQLECIQCTACIDACDTVMSKIGRPVGLIRYDSAAGIEHKSRKYVRPRVILYMVVFALVTTMFIVRLSSREIVDFAVVRSAGTPYLVQEDGLVRNMLQLHLTNTDTRTRTVTVKLASDVPAQLMVLGEPFLIKPGERIKAEAFVLIKRDQIKSAATPLEFKLMDGTQEIGEAVAKFLGPVYTGK; this is encoded by the coding sequence GTGGAAAAGAAGACTGAATTGCCGGTGATGAACTCACCGCATATGCCGGAGCGCAGCGCCACGATCGGCTCGCACGGCAAGCGGAAATGGGTTTATCATGAACCGGCCAAAGGGTTCTGGACGAAGCGGCGGAATGTCGTCACGTCGGTCTTGATCCTGTTTTATCTGTTGGCACCGTGGGTTTCGATGAACGGTCAGCCGTTCATGCTGTTCGATCTGGTGAGCCGCCGGTTCTCGTTTTTCGGACAGACCTTTTTGGCGACGGACTTGTATTTGTTGGCGCTGCTGCTGGTGTTAAGCGTTTTGGCGCTATTCTGGTTCTCAGCGATGTTCGGCCGGTTGTGGTGCGGTTGGGCCTGTCCGCAGACGGTCTATCTGGACGGCATCTTCTATCGGGTGGAGCGCTGGCTCGAGGGTAATCCGCGTGAACGGCGGGCGCTGGACAACGGCGAGCATGACGACGCCTATTGGACCCGGAAGGCGGCGAAGCATCTGATCTTCTGGTTGATTTCGTCGGCCATGAGTTTGAGCTTCACAGCGTTTTTTATTGGTCCGCAGGCATCTTACGAGATGTTCTGGACGTTTGGCGCAGCGCATCCGACGGCGATGGCGGTAGCGGTGGTGATGACGGCGATCACGTATTTCAATTTTGCGTGGTTCCGCGAGCAATTCTGCCACTTTCTATGCCCGTACGCCCGCATTCAGTCGGTGTTCCTGGACGAGCACAGCCTGATCATCGGTTACGATCCGGTGCGCGGCGAACCGCGGGCGCCGATGCGGCGCGGCGAGACGGAACAGAAGGGCGACTGCGTGGACTGCAAGCGCTGTTTGCAGGTTTGTCCGGCCGGCATTGACATTCGCAACGGCCTGCAGCTCGAGTGTATTCAGTGCACGGCCTGTATAGACGCTTGCGACACGGTGATGAGCAAGATCGGCCGTCCGGTTGGCTTGATCCGTTACGATTCGGCGGCGGGTATCGAGCACAAGTCGCGCAAGTATGTGCGGCCCCGTGTGATACTTTATATGGTCGTGTTCGCGTTGGTGACGACGATGTTCATCGTGCGTCTGTCGTCGCGGGAAATCGTGGACTTCGCAGTGGTGCGCTCGGCGGGCACGCCGTACCTGGTGCAGGAAGACGGTCTGGTGCGCAACATGCTTCAATTGCACTTGACGAACACGGACACGCGGACGCGGACGGTGACGGTGAAATTGGCGAGCGACGTGCCCGCGCAATTAATGGTTCTGGGCGAGCCGTTCCTGATCAAGCCCGGCGAGCGTATCAAGGCCGAAGCCTTTGTGCTGATCAAGCGGGATCAGATCAAGTCAGCGGCGACGCCGCTTGAATTCAAGCTGATGGACGGGACGCAAGAGATCGGTGAAGCGGTCGCGAAATTCCTGGGGCCTGTATACACCGGGAAGTAG
- a CDS encoding YeeE/YedE family protein gives MELLLAPWPWYVSGPLIGLTVPLLLILGGRVFGMSSSLRHICAAVYPAKVEYLNYDWRREGLWLILMVAGLVIGGWIGGNLLRADNSVDLAGATVNELAALGISDIQGLAPPSLFSWSALRTWPSILLLVVGGFLIGFGTRWANGCTSGHGITGLANLQWPSLLAVIGFFIGGLLATHLLFPLIF, from the coding sequence ATGGAATTGCTGCTTGCACCGTGGCCATGGTATGTCAGTGGACCCTTGATCGGCCTGACTGTGCCTCTCCTGCTGATCCTTGGCGGGCGAGTCTTCGGAATGTCCTCCAGCCTGCGCCATATCTGTGCCGCCGTTTACCCCGCTAAGGTCGAATACCTGAACTACGACTGGCGGCGCGAAGGCCTGTGGCTCATCCTCATGGTCGCCGGATTGGTCATCGGTGGATGGATCGGCGGTAACCTGTTGCGCGCGGACAATTCCGTGGACCTGGCCGGTGCCACCGTCAATGAACTCGCGGCACTCGGAATTTCCGACATTCAAGGTCTGGCCCCGCCCTCACTCTTTAGCTGGTCCGCGTTGCGGACTTGGCCGAGCATCTTACTCCTTGTTGTTGGCGGCTTCTTGATCGGATTCGGAACGCGCTGGGCCAACGGCTGCACCTCTGGTCACGGCATCACCGGCCTGGCAAACCTGCAATGGCCCTCGCTGCTCGCCGTCATCGGGTTCTTCATCGGCGGACTGCTCGCCACGCACCTGCTCTTCCCCCTGATCTTCTAA
- the ccoN gene encoding cytochrome-c oxidase, cbb3-type subunit I — MSMETYRYDYDIVRKFVIVTLLWGVVGMLVGVIVAGQLAFWQLNFGTSFLTFGRLRPLHTNAVIFAFAGNAVFAGVYYSMQRLLKTRMFNDTLSRIHFWGWQIIIVLAAVTLPLGISTSKEYAELEWPIDILIALVWVVFAINFFGTIIKRREKHLYVGIWFYIATVATIAMLHIVNSLAIPATFLKSYSVFAGVQDALVQWWYGHNAVGFLLTTPFLGMMYYFLPKAANRPVYSYRLSIIHFWALVFLYIWAGPHHLHYTALPDWAQTLGAVFSIMLIAPSWGGMLNGLLTLRGAWNKVRQDPILKFFVLSVTFYGMSTFEGPMMSIKAINSLTHYTDYTVAHVHGGALGWVGFMVFGMFYYLVPKLWKTELYSKSLATTHFWIATIGILLYIVPIWTAGIMQGLMWRAFDADGLLQYPNFVETTQRILPFYHTRVLGGLMYLSGALLMCYNVWLTVKRAPAPEDEQATAPAQSTWKPTVYQGANSWHHLLEGQPFAFSMIVVVFITIGGIVEIGPLLMPKSYVPVHASAAIPLTPLEMEGRDIYVREGCYNCHSQMIRPLRDEILRYGEYSKPGEFEYDHPFQWGSRRIGPDLARVGGKYPDHWHYLHFMDPRSTSPGSIMPPYTWLAENALNTSNTEAKMGALAVVGVPYTKDDIAGAQAAMKKQSAEIGKRLEAEGIIGLEDKEMVALISYLQRMGKQPVNLLAGR, encoded by the coding sequence ATGTCCATGGAAACCTATCGGTACGACTACGATATCGTCCGAAAGTTTGTCATCGTGACGCTGCTGTGGGGCGTAGTTGGCATGCTTGTGGGCGTGATCGTGGCGGGGCAGTTGGCGTTCTGGCAGCTCAATTTTGGGACGTCGTTTCTAACGTTCGGTCGTTTGCGGCCGCTGCATACGAACGCGGTGATATTCGCGTTTGCGGGCAACGCGGTATTTGCAGGCGTCTATTACTCGATGCAGCGACTCTTGAAGACGCGCATGTTCAACGACACGCTGTCCCGAATACATTTTTGGGGCTGGCAGATTATCATTGTGCTGGCGGCGGTGACACTGCCGTTAGGCATCAGTACGTCGAAGGAATACGCGGAGCTGGAATGGCCGATAGACATTCTGATAGCCTTGGTGTGGGTGGTGTTCGCGATCAATTTCTTCGGCACGATCATTAAGCGCCGTGAGAAGCATCTGTACGTGGGCATCTGGTTTTACATCGCGACGGTGGCGACGATTGCGATGCTGCACATCGTGAACAGTCTGGCGATTCCGGCGACATTTTTGAAGAGTTATTCGGTTTTCGCGGGTGTGCAGGACGCGTTGGTGCAATGGTGGTACGGTCATAACGCGGTGGGCTTTTTGTTGACGACGCCGTTTCTCGGCATGATGTATTACTTCCTGCCCAAGGCCGCGAATCGTCCGGTCTACAGCTACCGTCTTTCGATCATCCACTTTTGGGCGCTGGTTTTTCTATACATTTGGGCGGGACCGCACCATCTGCATTACACGGCGCTGCCGGATTGGGCGCAGACGCTGGGCGCGGTCTTCAGCATTATGCTAATCGCGCCGTCGTGGGGCGGCATGCTGAACGGCTTGCTGACGCTGCGCGGGGCGTGGAACAAAGTGCGGCAGGACCCCATTCTCAAGTTCTTCGTGCTGTCGGTTACGTTCTACGGCATGTCCACGTTTGAAGGCCCGATGATGTCCATCAAGGCGATCAACTCGCTGACGCACTACACGGACTACACGGTGGCGCACGTGCATGGCGGCGCATTGGGCTGGGTAGGTTTCATGGTATTCGGCATGTTTTACTACCTTGTTCCGAAGCTGTGGAAGACCGAACTTTATTCAAAGAGTCTGGCGACGACGCACTTCTGGATTGCGACGATCGGAATCTTGCTTTATATCGTGCCGATCTGGACCGCGGGAATCATGCAGGGTTTGATGTGGCGGGCGTTTGACGCGGACGGTTTGTTGCAGTATCCGAATTTCGTCGAGACGACGCAGCGCATTCTTCCGTTCTACCATACTCGCGTGCTGGGCGGTCTGATGTATTTGAGCGGCGCGCTGTTGATGTGCTACAACGTGTGGCTGACGGTGAAACGGGCTCCGGCGCCTGAAGACGAACAGGCGACGGCACCCGCGCAGTCCACCTGGAAGCCGACGGTCTATCAGGGCGCGAACTCGTGGCACCATCTTCTGGAAGGCCAGCCGTTTGCGTTTTCGATGATTGTGGTTGTGTTTATCACGATCGGCGGCATCGTTGAGATCGGGCCGCTGCTGATGCCCAAGAGCTATGTACCGGTGCACGCGAGCGCGGCGATTCCGCTCACGCCGTTGGAAATGGAGGGCCGTGACATCTACGTCCGCGAGGGCTGTTACAACTGCCATTCGCAGATGATTCGGCCGCTGCGCGATGAGATTTTGCGGTACGGTGAGTACTCGAAGCCGGGCGAGTTTGAATACGATCATCCGTTCCAGTGGGGATCGCGGCGCATCGGCCCGGACCTCGCGCGGGTGGGCGGAAAGTATCCGGATCATTGGCACTATCTGCACTTCATGGATCCGCGCTCGACGTCACCGGGTTCGATCATGCCGCCGTATACGTGGCTGGCTGAGAATGCGCTCAACACGTCGAATACCGAAGCCAAGATGGGCGCATTGGCGGTCGTTGGCGTGCCCTACACGAAGGATGACATTGCCGGCGCTCAGGCGGCCATGAAGAAGCAGTCTGCCGAGATCGGCAAGCGGTTGGAGGCGGAAGGCATTATCGGCCTTGAAGACAAGGAGATGGTGGCCCTGATCTCGTATTTGCAGCGGATGGGCAAGCAGCCGGTGAATCTGCTGGCGGGACGTTAA
- a CDS encoding MBL fold metallo-hydrolase yields the protein MYFRQIEDPYLAQYAYLIGCQRTGQALVIDPERDIDVYLNIAAENGLTIVAAAETHIHADFVSGTRELARRIPITAYLSREGGADWQYEWKPALPSRVRLIQHGDSFRIGHIEVQAVHTPGHTPEHLCYLVTDHGGGADEPMGMVSGDFVFVGDVGRPDLLESAAGVVGAKEPSARALYRSLMDFMTLPDYLQVWPGHGAGSACGKALGAIPDSTVGYERRFNPSLRAAQSGEERFVREILHGQPEPPLYFAQMKRWNKQGPPLLPESFLLERFLPERLPTFADHAETVVIDTREGAQFRAAHVPGSVWLPLSKSFASYAGSLIRAEQSIVLLCHEAQADLAVRLLWRVGLDNILGFVALSDYHAWSGGTVLDAMNTFTFAQALASDGLIVDVRAEIEYDEGHLPDAVSLPYARILTRLDELPNERLLVFYCSGGSRSAATASVLARLGYRVAMIDEPLEAAARLLVSEHAAS from the coding sequence ATGTACTTCCGTCAGATTGAAGACCCGTATCTCGCGCAGTACGCCTACCTGATTGGCTGTCAACGCACGGGCCAGGCGCTGGTGATTGACCCTGAGCGCGACATCGATGTCTACCTCAATATCGCAGCAGAAAACGGCCTCACGATCGTCGCCGCAGCCGAAACTCACATTCACGCTGATTTCGTCAGCGGCACCCGCGAACTGGCACGGCGGATTCCAATAACGGCGTACCTGTCCCGCGAAGGGGGAGCCGATTGGCAATATGAATGGAAACCGGCTCTGCCCAGTCGTGTCCGGCTGATCCAGCACGGCGACAGCTTTCGGATTGGCCATATCGAAGTCCAGGCGGTGCACACGCCGGGCCACACGCCTGAGCATCTCTGCTACCTGGTTACCGACCACGGCGGCGGTGCCGATGAACCCATGGGCATGGTCAGCGGGGACTTTGTCTTCGTCGGCGATGTGGGGCGGCCTGACCTGCTCGAGTCGGCGGCCGGCGTCGTCGGTGCCAAAGAACCGTCGGCCCGGGCGTTGTATCGGTCCCTGATGGATTTCATGACGCTGCCCGACTATCTGCAAGTCTGGCCCGGACACGGCGCAGGCTCGGCCTGTGGCAAAGCCCTCGGCGCTATTCCCGATTCCACCGTTGGCTACGAACGCCGCTTCAATCCCAGTCTGCGGGCCGCGCAAAGTGGGGAAGAGCGCTTCGTACGCGAAATCCTGCACGGTCAACCTGAACCGCCGCTCTACTTTGCTCAGATGAAGCGCTGGAACAAACAAGGTCCGCCGCTGCTGCCCGAGTCGTTTCTGCTCGAACGCTTCCTGCCCGAGCGCCTGCCGACTTTCGCGGATCATGCCGAAACCGTTGTGATTGACACGCGTGAGGGCGCGCAATTCCGCGCCGCCCATGTGCCGGGCAGCGTCTGGCTGCCGCTTTCGAAGAGCTTTGCCAGCTACGCGGGGTCGTTGATTCGCGCCGAACAATCCATCGTGCTGCTCTGCCACGAAGCCCAGGCCGACCTTGCCGTGCGCCTGTTGTGGCGAGTCGGTCTCGACAATATTCTCGGCTTCGTCGCACTATCCGACTATCACGCGTGGAGCGGTGGTACCGTGCTCGACGCGATGAATACTTTTACCTTCGCGCAGGCGCTGGCCTCCGACGGTTTGATCGTAGATGTGCGTGCCGAAATTGAATACGACGAGGGCCATCTGCCCGATGCCGTATCGCTGCCCTATGCGCGCATTCTCACTCGTCTCGACGAACTCCCGAACGAACGCCTGCTCGTTTTCTACTGCTCAGGCGGCAGTCGTTCCGCGGCAACGGCATCCGTGCTCGCCCGCCTCGGCTATCGCGTTGCAATGATTGATGAACCTCTCGAAGCCGCCGCCCGCCTGCTGGTCAGCGAGCACGCAGCCTCATAG
- a CDS encoding YeeE/YedE family protein: MAKNNNKPFKLSLRQTIIYLALGIYFGIIISKSEAISWFRIQEMFRFHSFHMYGLLMGGVVTAAFCLKLIRSFGIKNIDGEAIEVPPKETETWKAYLLGGACFGIGWAFTGACPGPLYTLVGTGMTIMLVPLFFALVGAWTYGYLRPKLPH; encoded by the coding sequence ATGGCCAAGAACAACAACAAACCCTTCAAGCTCTCCCTGCGTCAGACGATCATCTATCTCGCGCTGGGCATCTACTTCGGTATCATCATCTCCAAGTCCGAGGCGATCTCGTGGTTTCGCATTCAGGAGATGTTCCGCTTTCATTCGTTTCACATGTACGGCTTGCTGATGGGCGGTGTCGTCACGGCGGCTTTTTGCCTGAAGCTGATTCGCTCCTTCGGCATCAAGAACATTGACGGTGAAGCCATCGAAGTACCGCCCAAAGAAACCGAAACTTGGAAGGCCTATCTGCTCGGCGGCGCCTGCTTCGGAATCGGCTGGGCTTTCACCGGCGCCTGCCCCGGCCCCCTCTATACGCTGGTTGGTACCGGCATGACCATTATGCTTGTCCCGCTGTTCTTCGCCCTCGTCGGTGCGTGGACATACGGCTATCTCAGACCCAAACTGCCGCACTAA
- the ccoS gene encoding cbb3-type cytochrome oxidase assembly protein CcoS: MNVLYLLMALAVVFILAFVGFYLWAVRGGQFDDLESPAHRILLDDQKLDSHKDGK; this comes from the coding sequence GTGAACGTGTTGTACTTGTTGATGGCCCTGGCCGTGGTGTTTATCCTGGCGTTCGTGGGCTTTTACTTATGGGCGGTGCGCGGCGGTCAGTTTGATGACCTTGAAAGCCCGGCGCACCGTATCCTTCTTGACGATCAGAAATTGGATTCACATAAAGACGGGAAGTAA
- a CDS encoding CcoQ/FixQ family Cbb3-type cytochrome c oxidase assembly chaperone, with protein MLRDVLSNTGPSIWPIISLLIMLVAFTAVLVWTYAGRKNRFENESNLPLELDDEQEQDMKSTRGLSS; from the coding sequence ATGCTGCGCGACGTACTCTCCAACACGGGGCCAAGCATTTGGCCCATCATCTCGCTGCTGATTATGCTGGTCGCGTTCACGGCTGTGCTGGTGTGGACGTATGCCGGCCGCAAGAACCGGTTTGAGAATGAGAGCAACCTTCCGCTGGAGCTCGACGACGAGCAGGAGCAGGACATGAAATCAACGAGAGGACTTTCCTCATGA
- a CDS encoding c-type cytochrome, which translates to MSHKEQDHKPEELLPGDFIPEQQLLEHEYDGIMEADNPLPKWWVQLFLMCVVFAVVYTPLVHMFNLLPKDYLARDVAQAATVAEMREAELMASGAYDADPVGAGKKYFGIFCVSCHSSYGEGGIGPNLTDAYWIHGPEEDQIIATITNGVAAKGMPTWGPILGDRKIKMISTYVMTLWNQPPPTAGKKPEGEQYDMATIRAPKEQAAAPDTTQKL; encoded by the coding sequence ATGAGCCATAAAGAGCAAGATCACAAGCCTGAAGAGCTGCTGCCGGGCGATTTCATCCCCGAGCAGCAGTTGCTGGAGCACGAATACGACGGGATCATGGAGGCGGACAATCCTCTGCCGAAGTGGTGGGTGCAGTTATTCTTGATGTGCGTCGTGTTTGCGGTGGTTTATACGCCGCTGGTGCACATGTTTAATCTGCTTCCGAAGGACTATCTGGCGCGGGACGTTGCGCAGGCGGCGACGGTTGCCGAAATGCGCGAGGCCGAACTGATGGCGTCGGGTGCGTACGATGCGGATCCTGTAGGCGCCGGCAAGAAGTATTTCGGTATCTTCTGCGTGTCCTGCCACAGCAGTTACGGTGAGGGCGGGATCGGCCCGAATCTGACGGACGCTTACTGGATTCACGGTCCCGAGGAAGATCAGATTATCGCGACGATCACGAACGGCGTGGCTGCGAAAGGTATGCCGACGTGGGGTCCGATTCTGGGCGACCGCAAGATCAAGATGATTTCGACGTACGTGATGACCTTATGGAACCAACCTCCGCCGACGGCCGGTAAGAAGCCGGAAGGCGAACAGTACGACATGGCGACGATTCGAGCGCCGAAGGAACAAGCAGCGGCGCCGGATACGACGCAGAAGCTGTAA
- a CDS encoding FixH family protein, whose product MTEISRTKIQQFLDKNLWPMIIISILTATIAMNAVLVTVAMQNPPELVTDHYYEKGANLKQVVGEKQATLRTGWKVTAAALDDASLVVLSVIDAAGLPCDSLLGSCALYRPSDKGLDMEAVRVLAMGNGQYAVRTPQPLKRGAWECVAELSRGEKVFHDRIALFVN is encoded by the coding sequence ATGACAGAGATTTCCCGTACGAAGATTCAGCAATTTCTCGACAAGAACTTGTGGCCGATGATTATCATTTCGATACTCACGGCGACGATTGCGATGAACGCGGTGCTGGTCACCGTGGCGATGCAGAATCCGCCGGAACTCGTGACGGATCACTATTACGAGAAGGGCGCGAATTTGAAGCAGGTGGTGGGCGAGAAGCAAGCCACGCTGCGCACAGGTTGGAAGGTGACGGCGGCGGCGCTTGACGATGCTTCGCTGGTGGTATTGTCGGTGATTGACGCGGCGGGCTTGCCCTGCGATTCGTTGCTGGGCTCATGCGCACTCTACCGTCCGTCCGACAAGGGTCTTGATATGGAAGCCGTGCGCGTATTGGCGATGGGCAACGGTCAGTATGCGGTACGGACTCCGCAGCCGCTTAAACGCGGCGCGTGGGAGTGCGTGGCCGAGCTGTCGCGGGGCGAGAAGGTATTTCACGACCGCATCGCACTATTTGTGAACTAA